The Actinomycetota bacterium genome includes the window GAAGTGGGTGAGGAAGCTTTGTGACGAACCCGATGGGGGTGTCCCAGAGCCGGCACAGCCGGAGCCACCCCCTTAGGGCGAAGCGCCGGACCCATTCTTTCCTTCCCCCTCAGGGGGAAGTGGGTGAGGAAGCTCTGTGACGAACCCGATGGGGGTGTGGTGGCGGAGGGGGAAGATTCTCGCCCTACGGTCCCACGCAGACACACGCCGCGATAGCGAATACTCAGGTACGAAATACGACACGCGGAACCCGGCTCACGAAGCGACCGCTATCCCAGATCCAAATGCTTCGCCGCCTCCCGGAAGCTCAGTCCGGACAGCTCCTCCCGGTGTTCGAGCAGGAACCTCGACACCGAGACCGAGTCCGTCTTTGCGTACTCGCGTAACGCCCATCCGATCGCCTTACGAATGAAGAACTCTTTCTCGTGAGCCCGCCGCAGGCAGTAGTCGAAGAGCCGGTCGGTATCGGTGCGGTCCTTGTGCTTGAGTTGAGCGAGGATCGCCGTCCGACGCAACCAGAGGTCCTGATCGTCGATCCACGCGTCGAGTGTCGGCCACATCCGGTCGGGCTCTTCGAGCAGGACCTTGCCGATGAGATTCGCCGCCACCGAATCGACGAAGTCCCACCATGCACCATCGACGATGAGCCGCCGGTAGAGGTCGAGGTTCTCGAAGGTGATCCACCGCCGTTCGGCGATCGCGAGACCGACGGCGACGTATTTCTCTTCCCGGTGCGGGAGATCCCAGAGGGCCATCACCGCTCCCCGGTACTCGGCCTGCGACCTGATCGGGTACCGGACCAGCGCCTCCCTCAGAATCACCCGCCGTTGCGGCGTCGGCACCCCGTGGAACGGCATCTCGGTCTTCATGTAGGCAGCCATCGCCACCGCCCGATCAGAG containing:
- a CDS encoding DNA alkylation repair protein; protein product: MDGIVSFVADELSARADSDRAVAMAAYMKTEMPFHGVPTPQRRVILREALVRYPIRSQAEYRGAVMALWDLPHREEKYVAVGLAIAERRWITFENLDLYRRLIVDGAWWDFVDSVAANLIGKVLLEEPDRMWPTLDAWIDDQDLWLRRTAILAQLKHKDRTDTDRLFDYCLRRAHEKEFFIRKAIGWALREYAKTDSVSVSRFLLEHREELSGLSFREAAKHLDLG